From one Streptomyces chromofuscus genomic stretch:
- a CDS encoding TIGR03960 family B12-binding radical SAM protein produces the protein MSVESVFPQLEALLPHVQKPIQYVGGELNSTVKDWDACDVRWALMYPDAYEVGLPNQGVMILYEVLNEREGVLAERTYSVWPDLEELMREHGVPQFTVDGHRPVKAFDVFGVSFSTELGYTNLLTALDLSGIPLQARDRTVDDPIVMAGGHAAFNPEPIADFIDCAVIGDGEQAVLEVTDIIRAWKAEGRPGGREELLFRLARTGGVYVPGFYDVEYLPDGRIGRVVPNRSGVPWRVSKHTVMDLDEWPYPKQPLVPLAETVHERMSVEIFRGCTRGCRFCQAGMITRPVRERSITGIGDMVDKGLKATGFEEVGLLSLSSADHSEIGDIAKGLADRYEDDKIGLSLPSTRVDAFNIDLANELTRNGRRSGLTFAPEGGSERIRKVINKMVSEEDLIRTVATAYGNGWRQVKLYFMCGLPTETDDDVLQIADMATRVIQKGREVSGSNDIRCTVSIGGFVPKPHTPFQWAPQLSAEETDARLAKLRDKIRGDKKYGRSIGFRYHDGKPGIVEGLLSRGDRRIGAVIRAVYEDGGRFDGWREHFSYDRWMNCAEKALAPFGVDVDWYTTRERAYEEVLPWDHLDSGLDKDWLWEDWQDALDETEVEDCRWTPCFDCGVCPQMDTAIQIGPTGKKLLPLTVKNAGPTPASSGHSH, from the coding sequence ATGTCTGTCGAGTCGGTTTTCCCGCAGCTCGAAGCCCTGCTCCCGCATGTGCAGAAGCCGATCCAGTACGTCGGTGGAGAGCTCAACTCCACCGTCAAGGACTGGGACGCCTGTGATGTCCGTTGGGCGCTCATGTACCCGGACGCGTACGAGGTGGGGCTGCCCAACCAGGGCGTCATGATCCTCTACGAGGTCCTCAACGAGCGTGAGGGGGTCCTCGCCGAGCGGACGTACAGCGTGTGGCCGGACCTGGAAGAGCTGATGCGGGAGCACGGCGTCCCGCAGTTCACCGTGGACGGCCACCGCCCGGTGAAGGCGTTCGACGTGTTCGGGGTGAGCTTCTCGACGGAGCTCGGCTACACGAACCTGCTGACGGCGCTGGACCTGTCGGGCATCCCGCTCCAGGCCAGGGACCGGACCGTCGACGACCCGATCGTCATGGCCGGCGGCCATGCGGCCTTCAACCCCGAGCCGATCGCCGACTTCATCGACTGCGCGGTGATCGGCGACGGCGAGCAGGCGGTCCTGGAGGTCACCGACATCATCCGCGCCTGGAAGGCGGAGGGCCGCCCGGGCGGCCGCGAGGAACTGCTCTTCCGGCTGGCCAGGACGGGCGGGGTGTACGTCCCCGGCTTCTACGACGTCGAGTACCTGCCCGACGGGCGCATCGGGCGTGTCGTACCGAACAGGTCGGGTGTGCCGTGGCGGGTGTCCAAGCACACCGTCATGGACCTCGACGAGTGGCCGTACCCCAAGCAGCCGCTGGTGCCGCTGGCGGAGACGGTCCACGAGCGGATGTCCGTCGAGATCTTCCGCGGCTGCACGCGCGGCTGCCGCTTCTGCCAGGCCGGCATGATCACCCGCCCGGTGCGCGAGCGGTCGATCACCGGCATCGGCGACATGGTCGACAAGGGTCTGAAGGCCACCGGCTTCGAGGAGGTCGGCCTGCTGTCGCTGTCCTCGGCCGACCACTCGGAGATCGGCGACATCGCCAAGGGCCTGGCCGACCGCTACGAGGACGACAAGATCGGCCTGTCGCTGCCGTCGACCCGCGTGGACGCCTTCAACATCGACCTGGCCAACGAGCTGACCAGGAACGGCCGCCGGTCCGGCCTGACGTTCGCGCCCGAGGGCGGTTCCGAGCGCATCCGCAAGGTCATCAACAAGATGGTCTCGGAGGAGGACCTGATCCGCACGGTCGCGACGGCGTACGGCAACGGCTGGCGGCAGGTGAAGCTGTACTTCATGTGCGGTCTGCCGACCGAGACCGACGACGACGTGCTCCAGATCGCCGACATGGCCACGCGCGTCATCCAGAAGGGCCGCGAGGTCTCCGGTTCGAACGACATCCGCTGCACGGTGTCGATCGGCGGGTTCGTGCCCAAGCCGCACACGCCGTTCCAGTGGGCCCCGCAGCTGTCCGCCGAGGAGACGGACGCCCGTCTGGCCAAGCTGCGGGACAAGATCCGCGGCGACAAGAAGTACGGCCGCTCCATCGGCTTCCGCTACCACGACGGCAAGCCCGGCATCGTCGAGGGCCTGCTCTCCCGCGGTGACCGCCGGATCGGCGCGGTCATCCGCGCGGTGTACGAGGACGGCGGCCGCTTCGACGGCTGGCGCGAGCACTTCTCGTACGACCGCTGGATGAACTGCGCGGAGAAGGCGCTGGCCCCGTTCGGTGTGGACGTCGACTGGTACACCACCCGCGAGCGGGCGTACGAGGAGGTCCTGCCCTGGGACCACCTCGACTCCGGCCTCGACAAGGACTGGCTGTGGGAGGACTGGCAGGACGCCCTCGACGAAACGGAGGTCGAGGACTGCCGCTGGACGCCGTGCTTCGACTGCGGGGTGTGCCCGCAGATGGATACGGCCATACAAATCGGCCCGACCGGCAAGAAGTTGCTGCCTCTGACGGTCAAAAACGCAGGTCCGACGCCGGCTTCGAGTGGTCACTCGCACTGA